In Streptomyces sp. NBC_00414, a single window of DNA contains:
- a CDS encoding cupin domain-containing protein, which yields MSKPELEFHLPTGPWTAPAGAVQGVVERELAADGSGTRRTALVRWEPGTDTSAQGVTRHDFWEEVYLLEGDMHDLTLGETFTRGSYACRPPGMPHGPWTTSAGVTMLVVIYPVDTYPET from the coding sequence ATGAGCAAACCGGAGCTTGAGTTCCATCTGCCCACCGGGCCCTGGACGGCGCCCGCGGGCGCCGTCCAGGGGGTCGTGGAGCGTGAGCTGGCCGCGGACGGGTCCGGCACCCGCCGCACCGCGCTCGTCCGCTGGGAGCCGGGTACCGACACGTCCGCACAGGGGGTGACCCGGCACGACTTCTGGGAGGAGGTCTACCTCCTCGAAGGGGACATGCACGACCTGACCCTCGGCGAGACCTTCACGCGGGGCTCGTACGCCTGCCGCCCGCCGGGGATGCCGCACGGCCCGTGGACGACGTCCGCCGGCGTCACGATGCTCGTCGTCATATATCCGGTGGATACATACCCGGAGACCTGA
- a CDS encoding helix-turn-helix domain-containing protein, translated as MASSSRAGARTDQTYRAAGLQEFAGWIEDLLRARSYDIDSPRGGGRSKLADDAGVHRAAVSRLLQRQSMPDLETMRRIAAVLGVPLREMLIRSGRLTEDDLPLTGTGRSAEGEEHLRLSPEEAACRMGVPPELRELFAKVARQFLPEGG; from the coding sequence ATGGCTTCGAGCTCACGGGCCGGGGCCCGTACGGATCAGACGTACCGGGCGGCGGGGCTCCAGGAGTTCGCCGGCTGGATCGAGGATCTGCTGCGTGCCCGGAGCTACGACATCGACAGCCCGCGCGGCGGCGGCCGTTCGAAGCTGGCCGACGACGCCGGGGTGCACCGGGCCGCCGTGAGCCGGCTGCTCCAGCGGCAGTCCATGCCCGACCTGGAGACCATGCGGCGCATCGCGGCCGTACTCGGGGTGCCCCTGCGGGAGATGCTCATCCGCTCGGGCCGGCTGACCGAGGACGATCTGCCGCTCACCGGCACCGGCCGCTCCGCGGAGGGTGAGGAGCATCTGCGGCTCAGCCCGGAGGAGGCCGCCTGCCGGATGGGTGTCCCGCCCGAACTGCGGGAGCTCTTCGCCAAGGTGGCACGGCAGTTCCTGCCGGAGGGCGGTTGA
- a CDS encoding helix-turn-helix transcriptional regulator — protein MAGHGTEAHPHGADRLCDAGDRVYSRAVRRGRVSREDAESVPCLVELALLHPDPDDMGWLVPTSPQEVMTRLLREMHEHVVATQSRMGEAVSAFEWYSALGGDAHSPSEGVAIRVLDGLPRIRAAMDEATEACTSEVLAVQPGGIRREDELSEGLHRALALRRRGVRMRDLYTHVARHGQGLLNYMELMEEAAEARTLDEVTERLIVFDRTVAFIPASPDRTIALELRHPALVGYLVTVFERLWRLAIPLTAPLPDTGIEGITHRERSIAALLAEGHQDAVVAERLGISVRTCRAHIARLSETLGAASRTQLGVRIAQAGLDGPPRAPELQPLTVPDRQGSPTDR, from the coding sequence ATGGCCGGGCACGGGACGGAAGCGCATCCGCACGGTGCTGACCGTCTGTGCGATGCCGGGGACCGGGTGTACTCCCGGGCGGTACGGCGCGGCCGGGTGTCCCGCGAGGACGCCGAGTCGGTGCCCTGCCTGGTCGAGCTGGCGCTGCTGCACCCCGACCCCGACGACATGGGCTGGCTGGTGCCGACCTCGCCGCAGGAGGTCATGACGCGGCTGCTGCGGGAGATGCACGAGCACGTCGTCGCGACGCAGTCCCGCATGGGCGAGGCGGTGTCCGCCTTCGAGTGGTACTCGGCCCTCGGCGGCGACGCCCACTCGCCCTCCGAGGGCGTGGCGATCCGGGTGCTCGACGGACTGCCCCGGATCCGTGCCGCGATGGACGAGGCGACCGAGGCGTGCACCTCCGAGGTGCTGGCCGTCCAGCCGGGCGGCATCCGCCGCGAGGACGAGCTCTCCGAGGGCCTGCACCGGGCGCTCGCGCTGCGCCGCCGCGGTGTGCGCATGCGCGACCTCTACACGCACGTGGCCCGGCACGGCCAGGGCCTGCTGAACTACATGGAGCTGATGGAGGAGGCGGCGGAGGCCCGCACCCTCGACGAGGTCACCGAGCGGCTCATCGTCTTCGACCGCACGGTCGCGTTCATACCCGCGAGCCCCGACCGCACGATCGCGCTGGAGCTGCGCCACCCGGCGCTGGTGGGCTATCTGGTCACCGTCTTCGAGCGGCTCTGGCGCCTGGCGATCCCCCTCACCGCGCCCCTTCCGGACACGGGCATCGAGGGCATCACCCATCGCGAACGCTCCATCGCGGCGCTGCTCGCCGAGGGGCACCAGGACGCGGTGGTCGCGGAGCGGCTGGGCATCAGCGTGCGCACCTGCCGCGCCCATATCGCCCGTCTGTCGGAGACGCTGGGCGCCGCCAGCCGTACGCAGCTGGGGGTGCGGATAGCCCAGGCCGGCCTGGACGGGCCGCCGCGCGCCCCGGAACTCCAGCCGCTCACTGTTCCCGATCGTCAAGGATCCCCGACCGACCGATGA
- a CDS encoding dihydrofolate reductase family protein, with the protein MRKIVLSMSVSLDGFFEGPNREIDWHLVDDELHRHFNERIGALGGFLSGRVSHELMAAYWPTADRDPDAPEPVREFAAIWRDMPKVVYSRTLDKADWNATVVREVAPDVIRALKEQPGGDLAVGGAELAAEFRRHDLIDEYLIYVHPVLIGHGRPLFRDTDALAHLRLVESRVFGNGVVLLHYTRTGAGARARTEA; encoded by the coding sequence ATGCGAAAGATCGTCCTGAGCATGTCCGTCTCCCTCGACGGTTTCTTCGAGGGACCGAACCGCGAGATCGACTGGCACCTGGTCGACGACGAACTGCACCGGCACTTCAACGAACGCATCGGCGCGCTGGGCGGCTTCCTGAGCGGCCGCGTCTCCCACGAACTGATGGCGGCGTACTGGCCGACCGCCGACCGGGACCCCGACGCCCCGGAACCCGTCCGCGAGTTCGCCGCCATCTGGCGGGACATGCCGAAGGTCGTCTACTCACGGACCCTGGACAAGGCCGACTGGAACGCGACCGTCGTACGGGAGGTCGCTCCCGATGTCATCAGGGCGCTCAAGGAACAGCCGGGCGGGGACCTCGCGGTCGGCGGGGCGGAGCTGGCGGCGGAGTTCCGGCGCCACGACCTGATCGACGAGTACCTGATCTACGTCCACCCGGTGCTCATCGGGCACGGCCGCCCCCTCTTCCGCGACACCGACGCGCTCGCCCACCTGCGCCTCGTCGAGTCCCGCGTGTTCGGCAACGGCGTGGTCCTGCTGCACTACACACGCACGGGGGCAGGGGCGCGGGCCCGGACGGAGGCGTAA
- a CDS encoding GntR family transcriptional regulator, giving the protein MRSLGVVVASGREKAYAYLKDTVLTDPAMQGEFLSEQEIADRIGVSRTPIREALLLLAAEDLVQLVPKRGARVAPLSGREISELMQLRGIVERYAAGHVVEAGRAPVQELGELLDRQSALSGPDQAKQFIAVDHLFHATLVSAVGNALLDRHYDGLRSRQIRAGVVALFNQHGRQEAVLDEHREILDALAANDSQSACAAIDRHLESTLKVLLAG; this is encoded by the coding sequence ATGCGATCTCTGGGGGTAGTGGTGGCGTCAGGTCGGGAGAAGGCCTATGCGTACCTCAAGGACACGGTGCTGACCGACCCGGCGATGCAGGGGGAGTTCCTCTCCGAGCAGGAGATCGCCGACCGGATCGGGGTGTCCCGCACACCGATCCGCGAGGCGCTGCTGTTGCTCGCCGCCGAGGATCTCGTCCAGCTGGTGCCCAAGCGCGGTGCGCGTGTGGCGCCGCTGTCGGGCCGGGAGATCTCCGAGCTGATGCAGCTGCGCGGGATCGTCGAACGGTACGCGGCCGGTCACGTCGTCGAAGCGGGCCGGGCCCCGGTGCAGGAACTCGGTGAACTGCTGGACCGGCAGAGCGCGTTGAGCGGACCCGACCAGGCCAAGCAGTTCATCGCCGTGGACCACCTCTTCCACGCCACCCTCGTCTCGGCGGTGGGCAACGCGCTGCTCGACCGGCACTACGACGGGCTGCGCAGCCGCCAGATCCGGGCCGGGGTGGTGGCCCTCTTCAATCAGCACGGCCGCCAGGAGGCGGTGCTGGACGAGCACCGGGAGATCCTCGACGCGCTCGCGGCGAACGACTCACAGAGCGCCTGTGCCGCGATCGACCGCCACCTGGAGTCGACCCTGAAGGTGCTGCTCGCCGGTTAG
- a CDS encoding pyridoxamine 5'-phosphate oxidase family protein gives MASHPVNPLDPDDSYLTFWRERHVCTLSTLRPDGTPHVVPVGVTYDPEAGLARVIANKASRKVRNVVAAGPDGMPVAVCQVDGRRWATLEGRATVSGDPERVAEAVRRYAERYSRTPSPNPARVVIEIALTSGMGNY, from the coding sequence ATGGCCTCGCACCCCGTGAACCCCCTTGATCCCGACGACTCCTACCTCACCTTCTGGCGGGAACGTCACGTGTGCACCCTGAGCACCCTCCGTCCCGACGGCACCCCTCATGTGGTGCCGGTCGGCGTTACATACGATCCCGAGGCCGGTCTGGCGCGGGTCATCGCCAACAAGGCCAGCAGGAAGGTGCGCAACGTGGTGGCCGCCGGACCCGACGGGATGCCGGTCGCCGTCTGCCAGGTGGACGGGCGCCGGTGGGCGACGCTGGAAGGGCGCGCGACGGTGTCCGGGGATCCCGAACGGGTCGCGGAGGCGGTGCGCCGCTACGCCGAGCGCTACAGCAGGACGCCGTCGCCCAATCCGGCCCGGGTGGTCATCGAGATCGCCCTGACGTCGGGCATGGGCAACTACTGA
- a CDS encoding helix-turn-helix transcriptional regulator — protein MTVLHTAHEVEELCAAGAALYERALREGHVHADQAGEAPCLMDFGLLHPAVEDLSVLEPVAPAVALHRLLRISGKRIADERRREDRLTTVFEPLMRITGRWTAPTETPAITVLSGTGQINQAITEAMSEATREILSIQTSAGRAGGRQEASEVVALPRDQAFLDRGGRIRVLYQHTLRHSPSVLARYEQLRGDVEARSLDELTDRLFAIDGAVAFLPANKDGTLALRVRHPALVGYFVTTFERFWRLATPMYPVAVQPPSLNGVTPRQQAIAGLLVEGHTDAVIAERLGLNVRTARVHIARLATLLGSESRAQLGYLIGRSGILDDREQ, from the coding sequence GTGACCGTCTTACACACGGCGCACGAGGTGGAGGAGCTGTGCGCGGCCGGAGCCGCCCTGTACGAACGGGCCCTGCGTGAGGGGCACGTCCACGCGGACCAGGCCGGGGAGGCTCCCTGCCTCATGGACTTCGGACTGCTGCACCCGGCCGTCGAGGACCTGAGCGTGCTGGAACCGGTCGCCCCGGCCGTGGCCCTCCACCGGCTGCTGCGGATCTCCGGGAAGCGCATCGCCGACGAACGGCGGCGCGAGGACCGGCTGACCACGGTGTTCGAACCCCTGATGCGGATCACCGGCCGGTGGACGGCGCCGACGGAGACACCCGCGATCACCGTTCTCAGCGGCACCGGACAGATCAACCAGGCCATCACCGAGGCCATGAGCGAAGCGACGCGCGAGATCCTCTCCATCCAGACCAGCGCCGGACGCGCGGGCGGTCGCCAGGAGGCGTCGGAGGTCGTCGCTCTCCCCCGCGACCAGGCCTTCCTGGACCGCGGCGGTCGCATCCGCGTCCTCTACCAGCACACGCTGCGCCACTCGCCCAGCGTCCTGGCGCGCTACGAACAGCTGCGGGGCGACGTCGAGGCCCGCTCGCTCGACGAACTCACCGACCGCCTCTTCGCCATCGACGGCGCCGTCGCCTTCCTCCCCGCGAACAAGGACGGCACCCTCGCCCTGCGGGTCCGCCATCCCGCGCTGGTCGGGTACTTCGTCACGACCTTCGAGCGGTTCTGGCGGCTCGCCACGCCCATGTACCCGGTCGCCGTACAACCCCCCTCCCTCAACGGCGTCACCCCGCGGCAGCAGGCCATCGCGGGGCTCCTCGTCGAAGGCCACACCGACGCGGTCATCGCCGAACGGCTCGGGCTGAACGTGCGCACCGCCCGCGTCCACATCGCCAGGCTCGCCACGCTCCTCGGCAGCGAGAGCCGGGCCCAGCTCGGCTATCTCATCGGTCGGTCGGGGATCCTTGACGATCGGGAACAGTGA
- a CDS encoding substrate-binding domain-containing protein, translating into MTLTLAACGSGDDGAEASPTKGDDITVGLLLPEKANSRYEKFDYPIIKKKVDALTDGKGKVVYANAEQDAAAQNRQLQKMVDEKVDVLLLDAVDSSAIAAGVKKAKKAGIPVIAYDRLAEGPIDAYISFDNEEVGQVQGRALADRLDGGKGQKIVMMNGAVTDPNAAQFKAAALTELKAKVTIAKSYDTKDWKPANARANMMAAISAIGAGNIAGVYSANDGMAGGVISALKAAGVTKLPPITGQDAELDAVQRILAGDQFMSVYKPYPEEAETAAEVAVARVRGYGIEFDSLTPDKVSSPTDKNVPANLVQVAPLTRTTIESTVIQDGIYTVEEICTAKYRSACSELGIK; encoded by the coding sequence ATGACCCTGACCCTCGCCGCGTGCGGGAGCGGAGACGACGGCGCCGAAGCGAGCCCCACCAAGGGTGACGACATCACGGTGGGCCTGCTGCTGCCGGAGAAGGCGAACTCCCGCTACGAGAAGTTCGACTACCCCATCATCAAGAAGAAGGTCGACGCGCTCACGGACGGCAAGGGGAAGGTCGTCTACGCCAACGCCGAGCAGGACGCCGCCGCGCAGAACCGGCAGCTCCAGAAGATGGTGGACGAGAAGGTCGACGTACTGCTGCTGGACGCCGTGGACTCCAGCGCCATCGCCGCCGGTGTGAAGAAGGCCAAGAAGGCGGGAATTCCCGTCATCGCGTACGACCGGCTGGCCGAGGGCCCGATCGACGCGTACATCTCGTTCGACAACGAGGAGGTCGGGCAGGTGCAGGGCCGGGCCCTCGCCGACCGGCTGGACGGCGGCAAGGGGCAGAAGATCGTCATGATGAACGGCGCGGTGACGGACCCGAACGCCGCCCAGTTCAAGGCGGCCGCCCTCACCGAGCTGAAGGCCAAGGTCACCATCGCCAAGTCGTACGACACCAAGGACTGGAAGCCGGCGAACGCCCGGGCCAACATGATGGCGGCCATCTCCGCCATCGGCGCCGGCAACATCGCCGGGGTGTACTCCGCCAACGACGGCATGGCGGGCGGCGTCATCTCCGCGCTCAAGGCCGCCGGTGTCACCAAGCTGCCGCCGATCACCGGCCAGGACGCGGAGCTGGACGCGGTGCAGCGCATCCTCGCGGGCGACCAGTTCATGAGCGTCTACAAGCCGTACCCCGAGGAGGCGGAGACCGCCGCCGAGGTGGCCGTGGCCCGCGTCCGCGGCTACGGCATCGAGTTCGACTCGCTCACCCCCGACAAGGTCTCCAGCCCCACGGACAAAAACGTTCCTGCCAACCTTGTCCAGGTGGCACCCCTGACCCGGACCACCATCGAGTCGACGGTCATCCAGGACGGCATCTACACGGTCGAGGAGATCTGCACCGCCAAGTACCGCTCGGCGTGCTCGGAACTCGGCATCAAGTGA
- a CDS encoding helix-turn-helix transcriptional regulator, producing MTISRTKATHPHSVAELCEEGGRLYADALRVGRIARTDVEAAPCLMEFALLHPDPDDAEWLRPVPPSVALAQRLNPIEREITDRRRLSMQLADAFEPFMALRVQETTTTNSITVLEGSDRINAALNLATAQCQTEMLTIQPSDRGSERSLLQGLERDKPMIERGVRIRTLYQHTARYSPERLGYVAQLAEGKVEYRTIDELVERLIVCDETVAFIPTRDDQQVALELRHPGLVRYLIKVFEFVWGRAVPLTAGAPYETSPDGITNIQHSIAKLLVEGHVDEAIARRLGMNVRTCRAHIAKLATALGSGSRAQLGYLIAMSGILKQDGASE from the coding sequence TTGACTATAAGTAGAACAAAAGCGACACATCCCCATTCGGTGGCCGAACTGTGTGAGGAAGGTGGACGTCTATACGCAGACGCTCTACGGGTAGGTCGCATCGCCCGCACGGACGTGGAGGCTGCTCCCTGTTTGATGGAGTTCGCGCTGCTTCACCCCGATCCCGACGATGCGGAGTGGCTGCGCCCCGTACCGCCGTCGGTCGCGCTGGCGCAACGACTCAACCCCATCGAGCGGGAGATCACCGACCGCAGACGGCTCTCGATGCAGCTGGCCGATGCATTCGAGCCATTCATGGCCCTGCGGGTCCAGGAGACGACGACCACCAACTCGATCACGGTCCTGGAGGGCAGCGACCGCATCAACGCGGCCCTCAACCTGGCCACCGCACAGTGCCAGACCGAGATGCTCACCATCCAGCCGAGCGACCGCGGTTCGGAGCGCAGCCTGCTGCAGGGGCTGGAGCGCGACAAGCCGATGATCGAACGTGGTGTGCGCATACGGACGCTCTACCAGCACACGGCCCGCTACAGCCCCGAGCGGTTGGGGTACGTGGCCCAGCTCGCGGAGGGCAAGGTCGAGTACCGCACCATCGACGAACTGGTGGAACGCCTCATCGTCTGCGACGAGACGGTCGCTTTCATTCCCACCCGCGACGACCAGCAGGTCGCTCTGGAACTGCGGCACCCCGGCCTCGTCCGTTACCTGATCAAGGTCTTCGAGTTCGTCTGGGGCCGGGCCGTCCCGCTGACCGCCGGCGCCCCCTACGAGACCTCCCCGGACGGCATCACGAACATCCAGCACTCCATCGCGAAACTCCTGGTGGAGGGCCATGTCGACGAGGCGATAGCCCGCCGCCTCGGTATGAACGTACGGACCTGCCGCGCGCACATAGCGAAACTCGCCACCGCCCTGGGCAGCGGCAGCCGTGCGCAGCTCGGCTATCTGATCGCGATGTCCGGAATCCTGAAGCAGGACGGGGCCTCGGAGTGA